The following are encoded in a window of Salinigranum halophilum genomic DNA:
- a CDS encoding DUF7289 family protein, with protein sequence MNDTPPDRRPDRQHSGEPRRATSQGRDRQRGRPTAADATGPPRPPALYRLVRDRSGQATTIGVALMLAIAAIGVTAVVALGGTALTDSQESVDVQRTEHAMTLLDSRGAMAALGESQSQRVVLSGSGDGSYEIDDDAGWIRVVHKNFTDPTPSEETIFNRSLGTVRYTRGDAVVAYQGGGVWRTQDGGSVMISPPEFHYRDQTLTMPLVRVAGSGSASGRITAEVSPVSTGTDVRRIFPNETANTANGPGAPYDDAADTSYDNPVTNGTVVVTVHSEHYRAWATYFDERTEGFLTVDDANQTASIELRTLAGAPGAFDMPRVGESLETPSVAKQHNVTQFDLQLAPDTSNSNAFNQLHWSLYYQGPSGQQFEIHFAGQGRCDTATAAGFTKGSTELSVSLYYRHNSSAPSEEWERVLSDPSDQSKAIHVDCSSGAPRLDADLTSSSFDMEYTDIDIKGSDNKWHFGNQIKDQEAPEELTFDQHAADHADDYEKDDDSEAVGFLIDHYFSRLGPDFRLTVDAGPGGSQNRVSEEASSGVLLYDTIDGEEFIQFLHITENEVRVELNG encoded by the coding sequence ATGAACGACACACCTCCCGACCGACGACCGGACCGACAGCACAGTGGTGAACCCCGACGCGCCACGAGCCAGGGGCGGGACCGACAGCGGGGGCGACCCACCGCGGCGGACGCGACTGGGCCGCCGCGCCCACCGGCGCTGTACCGGCTGGTCCGCGACCGGAGCGGCCAGGCGACGACCATCGGCGTCGCGCTCATGCTCGCCATCGCGGCCATCGGTGTCACCGCCGTCGTCGCCCTCGGCGGGACCGCGCTGACCGACTCACAGGAGTCCGTCGACGTGCAGCGCACGGAGCACGCGATGACCCTGCTCGACTCGCGCGGGGCGATGGCGGCCCTCGGCGAGTCCCAGAGTCAGCGGGTCGTCCTCAGCGGGAGCGGCGACGGGAGCTACGAGATCGACGACGACGCCGGGTGGATACGCGTCGTGCACAAGAACTTCACCGACCCCACGCCCTCCGAAGAGACCATCTTCAACCGGTCGCTCGGGACGGTCCGCTACACCCGTGGCGACGCCGTCGTCGCCTATCAGGGCGGCGGCGTCTGGCGGACACAGGACGGCGGGTCGGTGATGATTTCCCCGCCCGAGTTCCACTACCGCGACCAGACGCTGACGATGCCGCTCGTCCGCGTCGCCGGCTCCGGGAGCGCGTCGGGGCGAATCACCGCCGAGGTGTCGCCCGTCTCGACGGGGACGGACGTGAGGCGTATCTTCCCGAACGAGACGGCGAACACGGCGAACGGCCCCGGCGCGCCGTACGACGACGCCGCCGACACCAGCTACGACAATCCCGTGACGAACGGCACCGTCGTGGTCACGGTCCACAGCGAGCACTACCGGGCGTGGGCGACCTACTTCGACGAACGGACCGAAGGCTTCCTCACCGTGGACGATGCGAACCAGACGGCCTCCATCGAACTCCGGACGCTCGCCGGCGCACCGGGGGCGTTCGACATGCCGCGGGTGGGCGAGTCGCTGGAGACGCCGAGCGTGGCCAAACAGCACAACGTCACGCAGTTCGACCTCCAACTCGCCCCGGACACCTCGAACTCGAACGCGTTCAACCAGCTCCACTGGTCGCTGTACTACCAGGGGCCGAGCGGGCAGCAGTTCGAGATACACTTCGCGGGGCAGGGCCGGTGTGACACGGCCACTGCCGCCGGGTTCACGAAGGGGAGCACGGAGCTCAGCGTCTCCCTCTACTACCGCCACAACAGCTCCGCGCCGTCGGAAGAGTGGGAGCGGGTGCTCTCGGACCCGAGCGACCAGAGCAAGGCCATCCACGTCGACTGCAGCAGCGGAGCGCCACGGCTCGATGCCGACCTCACGTCGTCGTCGTTCGACATGGAGTACACGGACATCGACATCAAAGGGAGCGACAACAAGTGGCACTTCGGGAACCAGATCAAAGACCAGGAGGCGCCCGAGGAGCTGACGTTCGACCAGCACGCCGCCGACCACGCCGACGACTACGAGAAGGACGACGACTCCGAGGCGGTCGGATTCCTCATCGACCATTACTTCTCCCGGCTCGGACCGGACTTCCGGCTCACCGTCGACGCCGGCCCCGGCGGGAGTCAGAACCGCGTCAGCGAGGAGGCCTCCTCCGGCGTCCTGCTGTACGACACCATCGACGGCGAGGAGTTCATCCAGTTCCTCCACATCACCGAGAACGAGGTGCGAGTCGAACTGAACGGCTGA
- a CDS encoding DUF5786 family protein, translating to MGFGSYDESEQERQQQNNSDSEEDGINVHEHDHDGKVSVESDVSTDDLVSRLGEMRDEDDD from the coding sequence ATGGGCTTCGGGAGCTACGACGAGTCCGAGCAGGAACGTCAGCAACAGAACAACTCCGACAGCGAGGAGGACGGCATCAACGTCCACGAGCACGACCACGACGGCAAGGTCAGCGTCGAATCCGACGTCTCGACGGACGACCTCGTCAGCCGCCTCGGCGAGATGCGCGACGAGGACGACGACTGA